The Cloacibacterium caeni region GAACTAAATATGGTGTGCCAAATTTAGATTCAGCATTTAATTGGGATATGCTCGGCAATTGGTGGCTTCACAGTTATAGCAATTGTGATAGTTTTCCTGTAGTGATGGGAAGTTTTTGGTATCTTAAAGTCTATTACATCGTAACTGTTTTTGGAGTTTTAGCCTTGAAATTTTTCCCAAAACACATCAAGTGGTTAATTGGTATTTGTTTAGCGCTCACGATTTATTTCAATATTGATAATGATGTGATGAAAAACTTTGCGCCGTATTATCCAAGCGGACAAGTTGGTTACGTAGCATTTTATCTTGCCATTTTCTTAATTGCTACTCAATTGAAAGGAAGAAGAATTAAAAATGTTTTTGTTCCAGTGTTGTATGGATTGGTAGCTTTGAGTTTGGTTTTGGTTTTCTGGTATTTTGGAAACGAAGTTTTCTATAAATTTAATAAGCAGAAATTCCCGCCAAAAATTCCTTACATCGTTTGGAGTTTACTTTCTTTGGTGACCATTTTTGTATTGTATAACCGATTGAAAATCACCAAAGACAATTTTATTAACTACATTGGTAAAAACGCCATTTTCTATTATTTTGCACAAGGAATGAGCTCTTCAGTAGTGTATTTTTTAATTCCGCCTCTTAAAGATAGCATAAATATTTGGGTTTTGATGGTGATTGTATATGTTTTGAATGTGATTTTAGCTATTCTTTTCGCAGAAGTTTTGAAGAAAGTAGACGATTACGGCTGGAAAGTTTTAGAATTTCTAAGAAAGAAAACTGCCGAGAATTAAATTTATGAAAAAATATTTTGTCTTTTTTTTGTTCCCTTTATTATTAAAGTCTCAAGAAGCAGTTTTTGAGTTTAAAGAAATATTAGCAAATAAACAAGAAACTTATAATAAATTAAAATTTGTAAAAAACAAATATTTTTATGAAGATGAAAATTATAAAGTAAGAGAAACCTGTAGTGGAGAATGGGGAGGAACCATATATTTTAAAGATATAAAGACAAATTTAGAAACCGCAGCTTCTGCTACATGTGTTATTAATATTAATAAAATTGATAAAAAGTATTATGTAACAAGTGCCTTGCTTCATAGAATAGCTCATACAAAAATTATTGAGATTGAGAAACCTAAAAATTTAGAGGTTTTTAAACTTCCAAAACCTGTAGGATTTAATAAAGGGAGAAAGATTTATTCAGTAGAACAGGTAGAATCTCAATCAGAAAAAGGAACTAAAAAGATTTTGGATAGCTCAAAAGTTTTGACCTTAGCTTCTTTTGTTTTTAATAAAAGACTCTATCATATTTATACTGATACTTTAAATGTTTATCTTGCTAAAATCGAAAATCACAAGTTTGTAAATATTTTAAAAATCTATAACAAAGGAATTTTTGAATTCAAGCAAAATAAAACAAAGGACGGCCATTTAATTCTATATTTTAAAAGAGAAGATGAGGAAGGTTATTTTGATATTCAAGAAAATAAAATAATTTTGACAAAATTTAATTAACAATGTTCAAATTAAAATTACCTACAGATCCACGTTGGGCAAATATAGCAGAAGGAAATTTAGAAGAAATCCTTACAGATCACGCTTGGTGCGAACAAAAAGCTGCCACTAATGCGATTGGTTTAATCACCATGATTCCTGAACATACAGAAATTGTGACCGAACTTTTGGCAATAGCTCAAGAAGAAATGGACCATTTCAATCAAGTTCACGAAATCATCAAAAAAAGAGGTTATATTTTAGGAAGAACCAGAAAAGACGATTATGTAAATCAACTTTTTAAATTCATTATTCAAGGAAGTAGAGAAGATTTAATTATAGACAAAATGCTTTTCGCAGCGATGATTGAAGCGAGAAGTTGTGAGCGTTTTAAAGTTTTGACAGAAAACATAAAAGACGAAGAACTGAAAGAATTCTACAAAGAACTCATGATTTCTGAAGCCAATCATTACACTACTTTCATCGGTTTCGCAAGACAATTAGGCGATCCAGAAAAAGTAAACAAACGCTGGGAAGAATGGTTAGAATATGAAGGAGAAATCATAAAATCTTACGGAAATAAAGAAACCATTCATGGTTAAAAATAAAAAAGCTCATCAATTTTTGATGAGCTTTTTGGTAAAATTAAAGGGATTAATCTTTGTTGCCACTTCTTGATACAATCGCAATAATTGCAATAAGAGCTACTGCTCCTATTACCCAATAAAGCGGATTAGTATACCATTCTTCTGTGGTGGTAGTAGTAGAAGTGGTTACTTCTACTGCTTTTTCTTGTGCAAATGCTAAAAAGCTTACCAATAATGCAAATAAACTTGCACTCATTTTCTGTAAATTTTTCATAGGTCTTGTGATTTAATAGTTGTTAATATTTTGGTGTGGTAAAAGTAGAATGAAACATTAAAATTTAGTTTACATTTTTTATCAGAAAGTTTATGAAATTATTATCTTTACTGCGATATTTTTAAGAAAGTGAGAATTAAAAAGCCAAAACCCGAAGACTACTTAAATCTTTTCGTGAAATCTTTCTTGAAAGGATTGATTATCATTGGTCCTATTGCGGCGACTTTGTATCTCATTTTTTTGGTTTTTGATACCATTGATAACATCATTCCGTTTGAAAAATTCTTTCCTTTCCTCAATAGAACTGGAGTTGGTTTTTTGTCTTTGATTCTATTTATTTCTGGAGTAGGTTATTTCTTTAACAAGTTTGTTTTTGGGAAAGTCGTTTTCGAAAGTTTAGACCATTTTTTAGAGAAAACACCCGGAGTAAAACATATTTACACACCTACTAAAGATGTAATGTCTTCATTTGTAGGGGATAAAAAGAAATTTAACACGCCAGTTTGGGTAAAAACCAATGAAAATCCAGAAATCTGGAGAATAGGATTTTTGACTCAAAAAGAAATGGGAGAAGTTGAAAAACACAATTTCGTGGCGGTGTATTTGCCTCATTCTTACGCTATTTCTGGTTGGGTAATTGTCACCGAAGAAAAAAATATAAAACCTGTAGTGGGAATGAACGCTGCCGAAGCTATGAAATTTGCAGTTTCTGGTGGAGTAGCAGGTTTCCACAGTGATAAAAACGTCTTCAAGGCACCGGAATGAGATTTAGGTAAAGACAAAGGTTTAGAAATTTAAAATTTTGTCAAAAAATGGTAGTGTAATTCACTCAACCTCAACCTTAATCTTAATCTAAAATGAAACTTCCTTACGCAGAACCCTTCCGCATAAAAATGGTGGAAGAAATTTCGCAATCTACACGCGAACAAAGAGAAATTTGGCTTCAAGAAGCGCACTATAACTTATTTAATTTAAAATCCTCTCAGGTTTTTATCGATTTGCTTACCGATTCAGGAACGGGAGCAATGAGTGATAAGCAATGGGGAGAACTCATGACAGGAGATGAATCTTATGCAGGTTCTCGCTCCTTCGAAAAACTCCAAAAACAAGTCGAAAAATTAACGGGATTTCAGTTTCTTTTACCCGTTCATCAAGGTAGAGCAGCAGAAAATGTGCTTTTTTCTACGATGATTAAAGAAAATGACATCATTCCCGGAAATTCTCATTTTGACACGACTAAGGGACATATAGAATTTAGAAAAGCTCATGCCGTAGATTGTACGATTGATGAAGCTTTTGATATAGAAAATCTTCATCCTTTCAAAGGGAATTTAGATATTCAGAAATTAGAAAAAGTTTATCAATCTTATCCAAAAGAGCAAATTCCGTTTTGTTTGATTACCATTACTTGTAATACTTCTGGCGGACAACCCGTTTCTTTGGAAAATATAAAAGCGGTTAAAAACCTTTCGGACCAATACGGAATTCCGGTGATTTTTGATGCTGCGAGATTTGCCGAAAATGCTTATTTCATTAAGCAAAGAGAAGAAAATTATAAAAATTGGAGCATCAAAGAAATCTGTAGAGAAATGTTTTCTTACGGAATTGGGATGACCATGAGTTCTAAAAAAGATGGTTTGGTAAATATTGGTGGTTTTATCGCTTTAAATGACGAAGAAATTTTCAGAAAAGCGTCTAATTTTACCATTATTTATGAAGGTTTTATCACTTACGGAGGAATGGCTGGAAGAGATATGGCTGCACTTGCGCAAGGTTTAGACGAAGCCACCGAATTTCCTTACTTAGAAAGCAGAATTTCTCAAGTAGAACTTTTGGGAAATCTCTTGATAGAATACGGAATTCCTGTTCAGAAACCAATTGGCGGTCACGCTGTTTTCTTAGATGCGCTTAAGTTCCTTCCGAACGTAAAAAGAGAAGAGTTTCCTGCACAAACATTGGCTTTAGAAATCTATAAAGAGGCAGGGATTAGAGGCGTAGAAATTGGAGCCATTTTGGCAGATAGAGATCCAGAAACCAGAGAAAATCGTTATCCGAAACTAGAATTGGTGAGATTGGCTTTGCCAAGAAGAACGTATACGGATAATCATATTCGCTATATTGCAGCAGCGCTTAAAAATGTTTTTGACCGAAGAGATGAAATTACAAGAGGTTACAAAATCACTTGGGAATCAGAGATTTTAAGACATTTTACAGTAAAGTTAGAGCAAGCATAAAAAATGCCGAGAATTTTCTCGGCATTTTATTTTTTATAAAGTTTTTTAGTTGTCAATATCAAAAGATACTCCAATATTTACTGCAAATTGATTGTTTAAATTATCAAAAGCAATTTCAGATTTTTTGTATTTCGCGATTGGGAATTGCATTTCTGTATAAAGTCCAAAACCTTTATCGAAGAAATATCTTGCTCCAAGATGTCCACCGAAATTTTTAAGTCCAAGGTTTAATCCAGGATATACATCTACATTTGAAGGAAGTTTCAAAACGCTTCCAAGGTTGGCATTTAATCTTACTTTTAAGTCAAATCTATCTCCGAATTTTGGAATTTCTCCACCAATTTCTTTTACGCCAAGAAGATATCCAGCTTGTGCGCCAATTGAGAAACTCTCGCCTAAACCATAATCTACAGAAGAAACAATACCTGTTCCTCCATCTTGTAAATTAGCACCTAAATTTACTTTTACATCACCTGCTCCTTTATAAGCAACAGTTTGAGCGCTTGCAAAACCTACGGCAAATATCATTGCGCTTGCAAAAATTTTTTTCATAATTTATATTTTTATAACGTTATAAAACGGGCGCAAAGATAAAATTTATTTTAATTTGAAATCTACAGCCCTGAAAACATCTGCCGTATCTGTAACAAAATAAATGCCATTTTCTTTCTCTACCAACTTCGGTTTGAACCCGAAAATTGCAGTAGATTGAGCTATTACATTGACTTTAAATTTTTTATCGGTTTTATTTTCTGGAGTAATTTCTTGTAAAATATTATTGAGCACTACAGATTTTGGTGCAATAGAATCATGACTTAGTTCAAATTCTACCCAATATCCTTTTTGGTCAGCATTAGAATAAGAAGAATAAGTGGCATTTTTCACCTTTGGCAAAACGTTTGATTGACAAGAAGTTACTGCAATTGAAACAAAGATTGCTCCCAAAAATGATTTTATTATACTAATTTTCATAAATTTATCGTTAAGTTTATTACAAATCTATTCAAAAAAATGAAACTTAAATATCTATTTAACGCACTATTTTTAACATTAGTATTTATCTCTTGTTCTAGAGATGACAATAATGATTCTGGTTCTACCACGAAGCCTGATGAAATCAATAATTTTGTTTGGAAGGCCATGAATTCTTGGTATTATTGGCAACCGAATGTTCCTAATTTAGCAGATTCTTTTGATGATAATCCAACCACGTACGCTAATTTTTTAAATGGAAAAACCCCAGACAAGCTTTTCTATTCTTTGCTTTATCAAAGAGGTACCATTGATAGATTTTCATGGATTGAAAACAATAATGAAGTAGTATATTCTTCTAAAATTGCCGAAGTTGAAAAAAGTGGAGGTTTTGATATAGGAATTTATCCGAAAGACAATACCAATACTACCGCAGTTGCTCTTGTAAATTATGTGGTTCCTAATTCTCCTGCAGCTTTAGCTGGTTTAAAACGTGGTGATGTAATTACTAAGGTAAATGGTTCTGCTTTGACGCTTAATAATTCTGACTTATTGTATAACAATCAAGTAACTGTTACTCTGGCTGCAACGGTACAATTAACGAGTGCAGGACTTATTACCACAGATAAAACTTCTTCTATTTCGATTACTCAAGCAGATATAGACGAAAACCCAATCGCTTATTATGAGAAAAAAGTATATGGAACTAAAAATATTGGATATTTGGTATTTAATGCTTTCAAAGCAGATTATAATGATGAGTTAAATGCTGCTTTTGCTCAAATGAAAGCAGATGGAATCAATGAATTGGTTCTAGATTTAAGATATAACGGAGGTGGTTCTCTGGAAACGGCAGTTGCTTTAGCAGGAATGATTAACGGCAATTATAGCGGAAGTCCGTATGTTTTTTTAGATTTTAATAATAAACATAATAGTGAAGACGGCTTTGATTATTTGAGCAATCAAATGAATACTTACAGTTTAGTGAATAACAGACCCGAAAAATCTGGAACACAAACCATTAATAGTCTTAATCTGACTAAAGTTTATGTTTTGGTAAATTTCCAAACTGCTTCTGCAAGTGAACTTACGGTTCAGTGTCTTAAAAAATATGTAAATGTGGTAACGATTGGTTATGATACAGTAGGGAAATTTGTAGGTTCTATTACTTTGTATGATTCTCCAGCTCAAGATTATACTTCTTATGCAAACAGAAATACGAAGCATAACTGGCAATTACAACCGATTACTTTTTCTTATTACAACAAAGACAAAGAGGTGAATCCAGAATTTATCGCTCCGAATTATGAAGTAAATCCTTATTCTATTTTCAATAATTTAACTGCTTTTGGTGATGTTAGAGACCCGTTTTTGAAAAAGGCTTTAGAACTCATTACAGGTCAGTCTTTCAGAATGGGTAATGCTTCTACCAGTAGTTTTGAAAATAATAATCTACAAAAATTCAATCCTACGAATGCTGCAAATGGACTTTATATTCAAGATTTTCAGAATTTTAGATAGAACTTTTGAGTAAAAAATAATTTGATCATACAGAATCGCTAAAATTTTTAGTGATTTTTTTGTGAAAAGTTTGTGTGTTTGAAAATTTATTCTACATTTATAGAGTAAATTTTATTTTTGTAGAAATGAATAAGCTAACCGAAGCCGAAAAAGAATTAATGGAAATACTTTGGGACAAAGAAAAAGCTTTTATGAAAGATATTATAGAAGCCTTCCCAGAACCAAAACCTGCGACAACTACCATTGCAACTTTGCTAAAAAGGATGCAAAATAAAAATTTGGTAGATTATAAAACTTTTGGCAACTCTAGAGAATATTTTCCTTTGGTAGAAAAAGGAAATTATTTTGCCAAAGAAATGCAAGGCATGATTGGTAAATTTTTCAATAATTCTGTAACGCAATTTGCGTCGTTCTTTACAGCTAATTCTAAATTAAGCGAAAAAGAACTGATTGAAATAAAGAAAATTATAGAAGCAGAAATTCAGAAAAAGAAAGACTAATGGAAACTTATATTTATAAAATGATTGCACTTTCTGCAATTTTCATTTTACTGTATTTTGTTTTTTTAGAAAAAGAAAAGAACCATCGTTTTAAAAGATTTTATCTTTTAAGTAGTGCGTTGTTTTCTGTTTTTATACCCTTAATATCAATTACTTACGGAAGTATTGAAGTGGTAGAAAGTATTAGTCAAAATAATGCCGAACTCATGATTTTGCCAGAAACTAAATTGGTAGAGCCATCAATTTTTACTAAAGAAAATCTTCTTTGGGCAATTTACATTTTGGGATTTTCAATTCTGTTTCTAAAATTTTCTTGGGGAATTTTTAAACTAATAAAAGAAATTAAATTTTCAGAAAAAATAAAACAAGACCATTATCAATTCATTTTAAAACAAAATAAATTTACACCTTACAGTTTTTGGAACGCTATTTTTCTTAATAAAAGTGAATTTTTAGAAGGAAAAATCGACTATAAAATTATTCTTCACGAGAAAGCTCATGTGAATCAAAAACACAGCATTGATGTGATTTTTATAGAAATTATGCTTTGCGCCTTTTGGTTCAATCCTGCATTCTATTTTTATAGAAAAGCAATTGTTACCAATCATGAATTTCTGGCAGATGAAGCGGTTTTAAGCCAAAATAAAGATATAATTAGTTACCAAAAACTCATACTAGACGAACTTATTTCGGAGAAAATATTATTTACACATCCATTTAATTTACACAACACTAAAAAAAGAATCGTTATGATGACCAATAAATTAACTAAAATAGCCAAAATGAAGTCTTACTTGACTTTACCAATATCAGCATTATTATTTTTTGCTTTTGTTGAAAAAGTGCCTGCTAAAATTGAAAATACAGTAAACAATTCTCTTCAAAAAATTGTTAAAAAAGGAGAGGCGCAATTTTCAGAAACTCAAGTTTCAAATATTGAAAAAAGCGCATTTAAAAATGAAATGATCTCAATTAAAAAAGATACCATTAAACCTAAAAAGCAAAAGGTAGAAAAAGTTAAGGAAGAAAATACAGAAATGATTCCACCTCCACCTCCTGTAAAAGAAATTTCTTCTCAAACAGAACCAGAATTTCCTGGAGGACTTGCAGCATTAAGAAATAAATTAGCTGAAAATTTTGATGTGAGTAAAATGAAAAATTCTAAAGGAACATTAAAAGGTGTTCTTATTATAATTGTTTCTGAAGATGGGAAAAGTTATAATGCTAATTATCAATTTGATGATGAAAATTTCAAAATAGCAGCTAAAGATGCTCTAGAAAAAACCTTAAAAGGAGTCGAGTGGAAGCCAGGTACGCTAAATGGAAAGCCAGTCGCATCTCAATTTAAAATGCCAATAACCATGAATTTTAATTAAATCATTAAAGAGCAGAAATTTCTGTTCTTTTTTTCTTTCTATTCTTGTTATCTTTGCTCTTTATTCACGCCCATGAATTTTAAACTCCATTCAGAATTTGCGCCAACTGGTGATCAACCTAGCGCCATAGAAAAACTCTCCGAAGGTTTACAAAACGGAGAGAAATATCAGACTTTGCTGGGTGTTACTGGTTCTGGCAAGACTTTTACCATTGCAAATGTGGTAGAAAAAGTTCAAAAACCGACTTTAGTTTTAGCACATAATAAAACTTTGGCGGCTCAACTTTTTATGGAATTCAAAGAGTTTTTTCCAGATAATGCGGTAGAATATTTCGTTTCTTACTACGATTATTATCAGCCAGAAGCTTACATTGCTTCGTCTGGAACTTATATTGAGAAAGACTTGTCTATCAATGAAGAAGTAGAAAAATTAAGACTTTCGGCTACGGCAAGTTTACTTTCAGGAAGAAGAGACGTTTTAATCGTTGCTTCAGTTTCATGTATTTACGGTATCGGAAATCCTACAGAGTTTAATAAATCTTTGATTGAGCTAGAAGTTAATTCTAAAATTTCTAGAACGGCGTTTCTTCATAAGTTGGTAAATGCATTGTATTCTAGGAGTGTAAACGAATTTGCGAGAGGTACATTTCGAGTAAAAGGAGATGTAATAGATGTTTATCCAGCTTATGCTGATAACGGAATTAGAGTGCAATTTTTCGGAGATGAAATCGAAAAAATTCAAAGTTTTGATGTCATTTCAGGAAACGTAACTTCTAGTTTTGACCGAATTAATATTTATCCTGCCAATTTATTTGTTACTTCCAAAGAAACTTTAAACGGAGCGATTAGAGAGATTCAGGACGACATGGTAAAACAAGTCGACTTTTTTAATTCTATTGATAAACCAATTGAAGCCAAGCGTTTACAAGAACGTACTGAATTGGATTTGGAAATGATAAAAGAACTCGGTTATTGCTCTGGAATTGAGAATTATTCTCGTTATATGGACGGAAGAATGCCTGGTTCTAGACCTTTCTGTTTACTCGATTATTTTCCAAAAGATTATTTGATGGTCATTGATGAATCTCACGTAACCATTCCGCAAGTTCATGCAATGTATGGTGGAGATAGAAGCAGAAAAGAAGCTTTGGTAGAATACGGATTCAGACTTCCTGCTGCGATGGATAACAGACCGCTTAAATTTCCAGAGTTTGAAGAAATGCAGAATCAAGTGATTTACGTTTCGGCGACTCCTGCTGATTATGAATTGGAAAAATCTGGTGGAATTTACACCGAACAAATTATAAGACCAACTGGACTTCTTGACCCAATTATCGAAGTAAGACCTACCATGAATCAAATTGATGATTTAATTGAAGAAATTCAAAAAAGGGTAGAAGAAGACGAACGTGTTTTGGTGACGACTTTAACCAAGAAAATGGCAGAAGAATTGACCAAAT contains the following coding sequences:
- a CDS encoding DUF502 domain-containing protein; its protein translation is MKKPKPEDYLNLFVKSFLKGLIIIGPIAATLYLIFLVFDTIDNIIPFEKFFPFLNRTGVGFLSLILFISGVGYFFNKFVFGKVVFESLDHFLEKTPGVKHIYTPTKDVMSSFVGDKKKFNTPVWVKTNENPEIWRIGFLTQKEMGEVEKHNFVAVYLPHSYAISGWVIVTEEKNIKPVVGMNAAEAMKFAVSGGVAGFHSDKNVFKAPE
- the uvrB gene encoding excinuclease ABC subunit UvrB, giving the protein MNFKLHSEFAPTGDQPSAIEKLSEGLQNGEKYQTLLGVTGSGKTFTIANVVEKVQKPTLVLAHNKTLAAQLFMEFKEFFPDNAVEYFVSYYDYYQPEAYIASSGTYIEKDLSINEEVEKLRLSATASLLSGRRDVLIVASVSCIYGIGNPTEFNKSLIELEVNSKISRTAFLHKLVNALYSRSVNEFARGTFRVKGDVIDVYPAYADNGIRVQFFGDEIEKIQSFDVISGNVTSSFDRINIYPANLFVTSKETLNGAIREIQDDMVKQVDFFNSIDKPIEAKRLQERTELDLEMIKELGYCSGIENYSRYMDGRMPGSRPFCLLDYFPKDYLMVIDESHVTIPQVHAMYGGDRSRKEALVEYGFRLPAAMDNRPLKFPEFEEMQNQVIYVSATPADYELEKSGGIYTEQIIRPTGLLDPIIEVRPTMNQIDDLIEEIQKRVEEDERVLVTTLTKKMAEELTKYFTRFGIRTRYIHSDVETLERIQIMQDLRTGLFDVLVGVNLLREGLDLPEVSLVAILDADKEGMLRSRRSLVQTIGRAARNVNGKAIMYADKITNSMQKAIDETNYRREKQTQYNLEHNKVPTPLNKKISENLVGRSKDFPDSQYTQKEIIRQVAEERETYGSVDVEKLIAEKQKAMEEAAKNLDFITAAKLRDEIVALKG
- a CDS encoding tryptophanase; this encodes MKLPYAEPFRIKMVEEISQSTREQREIWLQEAHYNLFNLKSSQVFIDLLTDSGTGAMSDKQWGELMTGDESYAGSRSFEKLQKQVEKLTGFQFLLPVHQGRAAENVLFSTMIKENDIIPGNSHFDTTKGHIEFRKAHAVDCTIDEAFDIENLHPFKGNLDIQKLEKVYQSYPKEQIPFCLITITCNTSGGQPVSLENIKAVKNLSDQYGIPVIFDAARFAENAYFIKQREENYKNWSIKEICREMFSYGIGMTMSSKKDGLVNIGGFIALNDEEIFRKASNFTIIYEGFITYGGMAGRDMAALAQGLDEATEFPYLESRISQVELLGNLLIEYGIPVQKPIGGHAVFLDALKFLPNVKREEFPAQTLALEIYKEAGIRGVEIGAILADRDPETRENRYPKLELVRLALPRRTYTDNHIRYIAAALKNVFDRRDEITRGYKITWESEILRHFTVKLEQA
- a CDS encoding S41 family peptidase, producing MKLKYLFNALFLTLVFISCSRDDNNDSGSTTKPDEINNFVWKAMNSWYYWQPNVPNLADSFDDNPTTYANFLNGKTPDKLFYSLLYQRGTIDRFSWIENNNEVVYSSKIAEVEKSGGFDIGIYPKDNTNTTAVALVNYVVPNSPAALAGLKRGDVITKVNGSALTLNNSDLLYNNQVTVTLAATVQLTSAGLITTDKTSSISITQADIDENPIAYYEKKVYGTKNIGYLVFNAFKADYNDELNAAFAQMKADGINELVLDLRYNGGGSLETAVALAGMINGNYSGSPYVFLDFNNKHNSEDGFDYLSNQMNTYSLVNNRPEKSGTQTINSLNLTKVYVLVNFQTASASELTVQCLKKYVNVVTIGYDTVGKFVGSITLYDSPAQDYTSYANRNTKHNWQLQPITFSYYNKDKEVNPEFIAPNYEVNPYSIFNNLTAFGDVRDPFLKKALELITGQSFRMGNASTSSFENNNLQKFNPTNAANGLYIQDFQNFR
- a CDS encoding DUF6646 family protein, encoding MKKIFASAMIFAVGFASAQTVAYKGAGDVKVNLGANLQDGGTGIVSSVDYGLGESFSIGAQAGYLLGVKEIGGEIPKFGDRFDLKVRLNANLGSVLKLPSNVDVYPGLNLGLKNFGGHLGARYFFDKGFGLYTEMQFPIAKYKKSEIAFDNLNNQFAVNIGVSFDIDN
- a CDS encoding tRNA-(ms[2]io[6]A)-hydroxylase; this encodes MFKLKLPTDPRWANIAEGNLEEILTDHAWCEQKAATNAIGLITMIPEHTEIVTELLAIAQEEMDHFNQVHEIIKKRGYILGRTRKDDYVNQLFKFIIQGSREDLIIDKMLFAAMIEARSCERFKVLTENIKDEELKEFYKELMISEANHYTTFIGFARQLGDPEKVNKRWEEWLEYEGEIIKSYGNKETIHG
- a CDS encoding BlaI/MecI/CopY family transcriptional regulator, with protein sequence MNKLTEAEKELMEILWDKEKAFMKDIIEAFPEPKPATTTIATLLKRMQNKNLVDYKTFGNSREYFPLVEKGNYFAKEMQGMIGKFFNNSVTQFASFFTANSKLSEKELIEIKKIIEAEIQKKKD
- a CDS encoding acyltransferase family protein; translated protein: MKRDLYIDFAKGLATLSIIFIHTAFWSGQLYLPSEVRTLSLLIDVPVFFALSGLTSGNNVEKTLYRLLKLQVTYMIFVTFLFFLDGFMKLGIFNIFGAEVMQSYFTVFGTKYGVPNLDSAFNWDMLGNWWLHSYSNCDSFPVVMGSFWYLKVYYIVTVFGVLALKFFPKHIKWLIGICLALTIYFNIDNDVMKNFAPYYPSGQVGYVAFYLAIFLIATQLKGRRIKNVFVPVLYGLVALSLVLVFWYFGNEVFYKFNKQKFPPKIPYIVWSLLSLVTIFVLYNRLKITKDNFINYIGKNAIFYYFAQGMSSSVVYFLIPPLKDSINIWVLMVIVYVLNVILAILFAEVLKKVDDYGWKVLEFLRKKTAEN
- a CDS encoding M56 family metallopeptidase, which translates into the protein METYIYKMIALSAIFILLYFVFLEKEKNHRFKRFYLLSSALFSVFIPLISITYGSIEVVESISQNNAELMILPETKLVEPSIFTKENLLWAIYILGFSILFLKFSWGIFKLIKEIKFSEKIKQDHYQFILKQNKFTPYSFWNAIFLNKSEFLEGKIDYKIILHEKAHVNQKHSIDVIFIEIMLCAFWFNPAFYFYRKAIVTNHEFLADEAVLSQNKDIISYQKLILDELISEKILFTHPFNLHNTKKRIVMMTNKLTKIAKMKSYLTLPISALLFFAFVEKVPAKIENTVNNSLQKIVKKGEAQFSETQVSNIEKSAFKNEMISIKKDTIKPKKQKVEKVKEENTEMIPPPPPVKEISSQTEPEFPGGLAALRNKLAENFDVSKMKNSKGTLKGVLIIIVSEDGKSYNANYQFDDENFKIAAKDALEKTLKGVEWKPGTLNGKPVASQFKMPITMNFN